Part of the Oncorhynchus tshawytscha isolate Ot180627B linkage group LG07, Otsh_v2.0, whole genome shotgun sequence genome, gtggagagatgggcagCTCAACCACAATGGGCTCCACTGATGGAGAGATGGGCAGCTCCACCGCAATGGGCTTCACTAGTGGAGAGTTGGGCAGCTCCACCACAATGGGCTTcactggtggagagatgggcagCTCAACCACAATGGGCTTcactggtggagagatgggcagCTCAACCACAATGGGCTTCACTGGTGGAGAGTTGGGCAGCTCAACCACGATGGGCTCCACTGGAGGTGGAGGGAAGAAATCCTGGGCCCTATGACATCTCTGAGTTGTAGGTGGAGCGAAATAATCcaatagggagggaggaggaagagtagtTCTGGCCTGTGGAACTGAAGTTTCcatgtctgtctttctttttttatGTCGCTGTGTCAAACCCTTCAGTGGAATATGTTTTGGAGGTGGTTGGGCAAATTGGGAAAGgacataaacaaatcaaattgttaTCGTCACATACGCCGAACACAACAAGtgaagaccttaccgtgaaatgcatactcacaagcccttaactaacaatgaAGTTTTAAGAAAAGAAGagtcaagaaaatatttactacatAAGCTAAAGTTTTCTAAAAAGCATATGTAAACGTGTGAATTTCTGATTGCAGTTAAACTAGGACAATGATTTACAAATGAAAAGGGACAGTTTGGAGTGAGTATCCTACCTCAAATCTCTGAAGCGACTCAGCTTCCACTGGAGTGATCGGCAGCTCAAACATGACGTGTCTCACTGGTGAAGAGATGGGCAGCTCAACCATGATGGGTTTTactggtggagagatgggcagCTCAAACATGACGTGTCTCACTGGTGGAGAGATCGGCAGCTCAAACATGACGTGGATCTcactggtggagagatgggcagCTCAAACATGGGTGTCTcactggtggagagatgggcagCTCAACCATGATGGGTTTTactggtggagagatgggcagCTCAAACATGACGGGTCTCACTGGTGGAGAGATGGCAGCTCAAACATGACGTGTCTcactggtggagagatgggcagCTCAACCATGATGGGTTTTactggtggagagatgggcagCTCAACAACAATGAAGTTTTAACCAACAATGAAAAGAAGAGTCAGGCTTCACAGGTGGAGAGATGGGCAGCTCAACCATGATGGATTTCACTGGTGGAGAGTTGGGCAGCTCCATCACGATGGGATTCATTGGTGGAGAGATGGGCAGCTCAACCACAATGGGCTTcactggtggagagatgggcagCTCAACCATGATGGGTTTCACTGGTGGGGAGATGGGCAGCTCAACCACAATGGGCTTcactggtggagagatgggcagCTCAACCATGATGGGTTTCACTGGTGGAGACATGGGCAGCTCAACCACGATGGGCTCCACTGGAGGTGGAGGGAAGAAATCCTGGGCCCTATGACATCTCTGAGTTGTAGGTGGAGCGAAATAATCcaatagggagggaggaggaagagtagtTCTGGCCTGTGGAACTGAAGTTTCcatgtctgtctttctttttttatGTCGCTGTGTCAAACCCTTCAGTGGAATATGTTTCGGAGGTGGTTGGGCAAATTGGGAAAGgacataaacaaatcaaattgttaTCGTCACATACGCCGAACACAACAAGTggagaccttaccgtgaaatgcatactcacaagcccttaaccaacaattaaGTTTTAAGAAATTAAGAGTCAAGAAAAGATTGACTAAATAAGCTAAAATTTTCTAAGAAGCATAAGTAAACGTGTGAATTTCTGATTGTAGTTAAACTAGGACCATGATTTACAAATTAAAAGGGACAGTTTGGAATGAGTAGCCTACCTCAAATCTCTGAAGCGACTCAGCTTCCACTGGAGCGATCGGCAGCTCAAACATGACGTGCTTcactggtggagagatgggcagCTCAACCACAATGGGCTCcactggtggagagatgggcagCTCAACCATGAAGGGTTTTactggtggagagatgggcagCTCAACCGCAATGGGCTTcactggtggagagatgggcagCTCAACCACAATGGGCTCcactggtggagagatgggcagCTCAACCGCAATGGGCTTCACTAGTGGAGAGTTGGGCAGCTCCATCATGATGGGATTcactggtggagagatgggcagCTCAACCACAATGGGCTTcactggtggagagatgggcagCTCAACCACAATGGGCTCcactggtggagagatgggcagCTCAACCATGATGGGTTTTactggtggagagatgggcagCTCAACTGCAATGGGCTTCACTGGTAGGGAGATGGGCAGCTCAACCGCAATGGGCTTcactggtggagagatgggcagCTCAACCACAATGGGCTCcactggtggagagatgggcagCTCAACCGCAATGGGCTTCACTAGTGGAGAGTTGGGCAGCTCCATCACGATGGGATTcactggtggagagatgggcagCTCAACCACAATGGGCTCcactggtggagagatgggcagCTCAACCGCAATGGGCTTCACTAGTGGAGAGTTGGGCAGCTCCATCACGATGGGATTcactggtggagagatgggcGGCTCAACCACGATGGGCTTCGCTGGTGTAGAAATGGGAAGCTCAACCACGATGGGTTTCACTGGTGTAGAGGTGGGCTATATATAGTGATATAGAACAGAAGGTTAGTTCAGAAACAACACAAATCAATTATAATGTAATTGACGCATGGCCTAAAACATACCTGTTTGCTTACTTATGAAAATGGAAACCATAATAatcatcctctccctcatcttACATCCTAACTCATGCTGTCTCCTCCAAAGGAGAAACGTACCTGTGCCCTACTCTGTATGCACAACAGGGTAACACAGTACCACATGAAGAACATAGATTGGTACTCCTGACACTTCTGCCATGCAACCTCAATCATCTTCTCAAGAGTCCCAAAGCTACAGGAGAGGAAACACACCAGGTTGATTAGAATGGGTGGAAGGAGGTTTCACACCGTGGATACGAAAAAGTCTTTAGATTTCAGATCTGAACACAATCTAGATACTCTGGGTAATACAGGTAATCTGAAACGCCATTACGTTAGTCCAACATCTCAATCAACTTCAGTGTAATCATAGCACTCCAAATTCCAACATGAATGTATCTTGTGGACAGTGTAGCTGTGCAGATGTCATTGCTGTGTTAACGAACAAAGTACTTACTTTGCAAGAGAACCAGGGAATGCTGTGAGGACTCCAGGCTGCTCCGGTGGGCTCTGCTGAGGGAGATCAGAGGGcgtagggagggggagatgggcaGGAGCATCAACAATCTGAGAAGAACCAGCTTCTTTTACCCAGTTGGCCCCTTGACCAAGTTGATCCTGGTGGTTGTAATAGTCGTTCTCATTCTCATACTTGTACGCATACTCATAGATGTACTCATTGTTTTTTAGGGTCCACCTCTCTGTAAAAAGAATAAGAGTAGAAACTTGATCCTCTCATTTACATAAAGGAATGATAATAAAATTATTCAACCAAGTCCTAACAGAGGTGTGAAATGCTTACCCCAATGGCCATATTTTTCATTCCAGTGGAAATATCCATAATCATCGCCCTTGTAAAACCCATCCGCATCAGCCTTAACAACATAATCAACATGGAGACAGTCAAATGAAAACAACTTTAAAGAGTAAAACCTGTTATCAAAGCACAATAGCTCTAAAGTACAGTTTAAATTGAATCCCTGTTAATGTTCTCAGAATGTAATGGGGAAAACAATATAATGAGACcttttaaagctagaatccttaattgaaacaataacaaaacggaGATGCCgccctctgttttggtaaaaaactgagggatgggcctggagaaatgtaaccactctcaaattcagacAGAGctggccatccatgatatcaacattacagttttaaccatgttttaaggTTATACAGTGTTTTTCCCccattacatttacattgtttccACACATTGGATTAAAACaaacttatattttgggttctgatggggtacgtaTGACAATTGAATTAAGATCATGAGGCATGTATAAGTTATATTACATAAGAATCAAATGGGTTTATGTCATTAATTAATCAataactaaggattctagctttaaggaACCAACCAGCTGATGTTGAGAATATTTTGAGAAACTCCTGATCCCAATGTTTGGTTACTCACAACCAAACAGGGACCAAACTGGAAAATGTCCAGGCCTAGGCCTATGTCCCTGGAATGTTCTGACTGTAACATCATACTACTGACATTCCATGGACCTAAAGGAAACGTTTTGAATGTTGCCAGAACTttagagccctgaatgctgattggctgacagccgtggtatatcagaccatatactgCAGGAATGACAAATCATgtattttactgctctaattacattggtaaccagtttataatatcaataaggcacctcagggggtttgtgttatatggccaatataccatggcctGTATCTAGGCATTCCATGTTGCATCATGTAAAGAGTAGCctttagcagtggtatattggcaatataccacacaccctcagggcttattgcttaagtaacccactgggcacagacatcatttCAACATATAGTTTTGAATTAATTTTGGTTAAGTTGTAAACTAaggtgaattcaacgtgaaatcaacaacaacaaaaatcactaGGTACTTGCTAACTCTGGTCTACGGTGGAGGTACGCATACTACCGCCCTGGACTAGAGCTAATAGGCTAATTGCTACCACCCTGATCCAGAGTGAAGTGTTTGTTTACTCACATTATATGGATCCATAGTTGCTGGATCCAAGGTTAGTCAATCTTCAACACAGACGCACTGCACCATCCAACATCTCCGGTACAGTTTCCGGTAAGGTCTCCAACATTCGGAACAAGACAACTTAACGGTTTCAGAGAGTGATCCAAGTAGTAGTCTCTAGAAACAAGTCGTTGCTACTAATAAACGAACATTGATTGCTCGGGGTTATTTACAGTCTAGAAAACGTCACAGTACTCATCGTCAGATTGGAACTCACAGAGATTCTTGGAACTCATTATGTAAATGTGGTAACACAACTTTGAGTCATAATGCAAGTAATCACACTGCACGCGACCACTATTGACATGGGACGGGTTGTTCATTTGAGTCAAATATTTGGCCACTTCCTTGTGTTTGTTTATAATTGAAAAACAATAAAGAATTTTATAGTAAAGTTTTGGTCACTCACATTTGTATCGATGGATTGTTTCTAAATATTTCCCGCAAATATTCCACTAGTAGCCTAGGCCTAGCCAACAAGACAAACAAAGGGGTTTAAGGGAACACTCACAGCAACACATTAATTTACTATTCTGTTATTAAGTATATGGGAACGTGCATAGAAAATATTTAGTCTGTCTGCATTACTAGTATCTATTGGTAGCCAATAATGACAGACTCAATAACAAGGAATGACCGGGAATAAACTTGAGCTTTGCTGTTAGCTGACTGCTTAGCTGCTGAGACAGGGTGTGAGATGTTAAACCCCAGCTCTGGAACAAAAGGATTAAACGATTTGTTTCAGAAATGAAACCGTCACTTTGTTGGAGATTGAAGACAGAATACAAGAATGTGTGAATGTAAATGTAGGTTGACATGGATAGTGTGGGGTATGCCATTTGTTACAAAGGGGACGTGACGAACTAATatttaataaaacaaatattagagAGGCCTACAGCAAAATTACTAAGTTGTTAAGTTCCTTTAAAAGCGCATTGATACATAGGCTAAATGTTTTGATTCGTGTGGATTTTCAGCATCCACAATGATTGGGagtggtgctgaaaggacagctcCTGCCCCGCACACAGAGCTTTTTGTTTCAGCAAATAATGGCTGTTCTATTCTCTTTAATTATATGGGGACATGTTCTGAACAGCCACATGGTTTGCGTGTTTCAAAATATAAATGATGGGATCAAAGTGTTTAATGCTTTCTAATTCCATATCTTCCTTGCTGTACTATGAGGATTTGTAATTCATACATAAAGATTGCCCGATTATTGTTTCGATCTTAATCCAAATTGCAAAAGGCTTTACTCCGCATGTGTTACGTCAGCGATCCCGGTAGGACTGGAATAGAATAGGAGCGCTCCAAATCAGTGCTGAGAACCAGCGAGCGCCCATCCATGCCAAGATTCATACCCCTTCGTCTGTCTGCTCTGGCACGAGTGCCCAAGGCTTATGGACAAAACAAAATAGAATAGTTGCATTGAGGAAGAAAATATA contains:
- the LOC121846829 gene encoding proline-rich extensin-like protein EPR1, producing the protein MRTSTVDQKRWTLKNNEYIYEYAYKYENENDYYNHQDQLGQGANWVKEAGSSQIVDAPAHLPLPTPSDLPQQSPPEQPGVLTAFPGSLANFGTLEKMIEVAWQKCQEYQSMFFMWYCVTLLCIQSRAQPTSTPVKPIVVELPISTPAKPIVVEPPISPPVNPIVMELPNSPLVKPIAVELPISPPVEPIVVELPISPPVNPIVMELPNSPLVKPIAVELPISPPVEPIVVELPISPPVKPIAVELPISLPVKPIAVELPISPPVKPIMVELPISPPVEPIVVELPISPPVKPIVVELPISPPVNPIMMELPNSPLVKPIAVELPISPPVEPIVVELPISPPVKPIAVELPISPPVKPFMVELPISPPVEPIVVELPISPPVKHVMFELPIAPVEAESLQRFEGLTQRHKKRKTDMETSVPQARTTLPPPSLLDYFAPPTTQRCHRAQDFFPPPPVEPIVVELPMSPPVKPIMVELPISPPVKPIVVELPISPPVKPIMVELPISPPVKPIVVELPISPPMNPIVMELPNSPPVKSIMVELPISPPVKPDSSFHLKPIMVELPISPPVRHVMFELPSLHHEIHVMFELPISPPVRHVMFELPISPPVKPIMVELPISSPVRHVMFELPITPVEAESLQRFEGLTQRHKKRKTDMETSVPQARTTLPPPSLLDYFAPPTTQRCHRAQDFFPPPPVEPIVVELPNSPPVKPIVVELPISPPVKPIVVELPISPPVKPIVVELPNSPLVKPIAVELPISPSVEPIVVELPISPPVKPIAVELPISPPVKPIVVELPISPPVNPIVMELPNSPLVKPIAVELPISPPVEPIVVQLPISPPVKPIMVELPISPPVKPIAVELPISPPVKPIMVELPISPPVEPIVVELPISPPVKSIMVELPISPPVKPVVELPISPPVKPIMVELPISSPVRHVMFELPITPVEAESLQRFEGLTQRHKKRKTDMETSVPQARTTLPPPSLLDYFAPPTTQRCHRAQDFFPPPPVEPIVVELPNSPPVKPIVVDLPISPPVKPIVVELPNSPLVKPIAVELPISPPVEPIVVELPISPPVKPIAVELPISPPVKPIVVELPISPPVKPIVVELPNSPLVKPIAVELPISPPVEPIVVQLPISPPVKPIMVELPISPPVKPIAVELPISPPVKPIMVELPISPPVKPIAVELPISPPVEPIVVELPISPPVKPIAVNPIVMELPNSPLVKPIAVDLPISPPVEPIVVQLPISPPVKPIMVELPISPPVKPIAVELPISPPVKPIMVELPTLHQWSPLWLSCPSLHL